A region from the Triticum aestivum cultivar Chinese Spring chromosome 3D, IWGSC CS RefSeq v2.1, whole genome shotgun sequence genome encodes:
- the LOC123080842 gene encoding disease resistance protein RGA4, translated as MEAAIVGALLKATLPSLLKLIGDSCKQLEPDVRFIQSELEFMQAAFGDSRWRGNEISDLRRTWILQLRRLAHEIQDCIDSFQIHKTSATQFAHEIADLKKRIQDSSEGLHRYIGQGEPSNGKVAPNPMANDAEEDILAFVQNQSEMNAKVICAIGFGGQNTDLARRVYENDEVCWQFGQRAWVSAVDRTVDDVLTEILRQLERRPGLGMLILSWLLSILCFFQGLLLKVFGTGMTVASRSGVSSGIDHQLRSLLSKERYLIVIHDVTKEEVYNKICAFPWANRVGGRIIVTTDIQSAARPCICGNDPPLLAPDSITSRLVLVGEVGTGMFYKEICSALCDAAVARMQCFVGSDYERIVVEDMLLYFSMFPLHHHVRRNPLIRRWLAEGLLVHAIQKVPENVYRFPQDVAAEHLDILIGQNIVKSIKKSNNGKVKRCQPPGMVFNHICARAVIDNFNTLLCGPSQNETIQEAYVRRFSLHPYMAAANGGLNVPDVHCLHTMVVFPTAGAQYGAILNFDNHKLLRVLDLEECADVTANHVLKICDLLLLKYLSLGSSIKEVPSEIRRLQQLETLDMSTSAVVTVSSNVLKLPKLKHLLGKFRLSRVDCPDENPSMMKKGAKKVKKVLKLKDEFSKLKDFLRDNSVLETLAGIVIGNGMGFPQLLSDMGKLRKVKMWCDSMTNESTDLTGLKEGIKAFTSHRIRTPNVDYSLSVDFSGSSQSFLDCLEDPGMLTLLKLRGNLTHFRPVAAKLVSLQELCLSWTNLSGAAIQTGLSNLRCQLKFLKLVENNLVGLAIQDKDAFVSLERICLVGMQSLEEIIIQDLRKLVSLHLLCPTLGALPGVQIRKLQSLNEVGLHSQVEGDIKRGWEDAAISHKRKLSIVSIGIQ; from the exons ATGGAGGCCGCCATAGTGGGCGCCTTACTGAAGGCCACCCTGCCAAGCCTGCTTAAGCTGATAGGCGACAGTTGCAAGCAGCTGGAGCCTGATGTTCGATTCATTCAAAGTGAGCTCGAGTTCATGCAAGCTGCCTTCGGAGATTCTCGCTGGAGAGGCAACGAAATCAGCGATTTGCGGAGAACCTGGATCTTGCAACTCAGAAGGTTGGCGCATGAGATCCAAGACTGCATCGACAGCTTCCAGATCCACAAGACCTCCGCCACACAGTTTGCCCACGAGATCGCTGACCTCAAGAAGAGAATACAAGATTCATCCGAGGGGCTGCACCGTTATATCGGCCAGGGGGAGCCGAGCAACGGAAAAGTTGCTCCAAATCCGATGGCGAATGATGCAGAGGAAGATATTCTTGCCTTCGTACAGAACCAATCGGAGATGAACGCCAAGGTCATCTGCGCTATTGGCTTCGGTGGCCAAAACACTGATCTTGCGAGGCGAGTCTACGAGAATGATGAAGTCTGCTGGCAATTTGGTCAACGGGCGTGGGTCAGTGCGGTGGACAGAACCGTGGATGATGTTCTGACGGAGATACTCAGGCAACTTGAGCGGCGCCCTGGGCTGGGCATGCTCATCCTCAGCTGGCTCCTTTCCATCTTGTGTTTTTTTCAAGGACTGCTTCTGAAGGTTTTCGGCACTGGGATGACTGTCGCATCCCGGTCCGGCGTCAGCTCCGGCATCGATCATCAGCTCAGATCACTACTAAGCAAAGAAAG GTATTTGATTGTGATTCATGATGTCACGAAAGAAGAGGTGTACAATAAAATATGTGCCTTCCCTTGGGCCAACAGAGTGGGCGGCAGAATCATCGTGACGACGGACATCCAGTCAGCAGCGAGACCCTGCATCTGTGGTAACGACCCACCACTGCTTGCTCCAGATAGCATCACATCTCGCCTGGTTTTGGTTGGAGAGGTGGGCACTGGGATGTTTTACAAAGAGATCTGCTCTGCACTTTGTGACGCAGCCGTAGCAAGAATGCAATGTTTTGTCGGCAGTGACTATGAGAGGATTGTTGTTGAGGACATGTTGCTATATTTCAGCATGTTCCCACTTCATCATCATGTTCGGAGGAATCCTCTAATAAGGCGATGGCTGGCTGAAGGACTACTTGTCCATGCCATACAGAAGGTGCCTGAGAATGTGTACCGTTTTCCACAGGATGTGGCGGCCGAGCATTTGGACATTCTCATCGGCCAAAATATTGTCAAGTCCATTAAGAAGAGCAACAATGGAAAGGTGAAGAGATGCCAACCTCCAGGTATGGTGTTCAACCACATTTGCGCCAGGGCTGTGATAGATAATTTCAACACCTTGCTGTGTGGTCCAAGTCAGAATGAGACCATCCAAGAAGCATATGTTCGCCGGTTTTCTCTCCATCCTTACATGGCTGCTGCAAACGGCGGACTCAATGTGCCAGATGTACATTGTCTCCATACTATGGTGGTCTTTCCAACTGCGGGTGCCCAATATGGAGCTATCTTGAATTTTGACAATCATAAGCTGCTGCGGGTGTTGGATCTTGAAGAGTGCGCTGATGTGACTGCAAATCACGTCTTAAAAATATGTGATCTGTTGCTGCTGAAATATCTGAGCCTCGGGAGCAGTATTAAAGAAGTTCCGAGTGAAATAAGGCGGCTGCAGCAGTTAGAGACACTCGATATGAGTACAAGTGCGGTAGTGACGGTGTCCTCAAATGTACTCAAGTTGCCCAAATTGAAGCACCTCCTTGGCAAGTTTCGGCTATCTAGAGTGGACTGCCCAGATGAAAATCCAAGCATGATGAAGAAGGGCGCAAAGAAGGTAAAGAAGGTGTTGAAGCTCAAGGATGAATTCTCAAAGCTGAAGGACTTCTTGAGGGACAACAGTGTCCTGGAGACTCTAGCAGGAATTGTCATTGGCAACGGCATGGGATTTCCACAACTGTTGAGTGATATGGGGAAGCTGAGGAAGGTGAAGATGTGGTGTGATTCCATGACAAATGAGTCTACAGACTTGACTGGTCTTAAGGAAGGCATCAAGGCATTCACCAGTCACCGAATCCGTACGCCCAACGTTGATTACTCACTCTCTGTTGACTTCAGCGGGTCTTCACAATCCTTCCTGGATTGCCTGGAAGATCCTGGCATGCTTACATTACTCAAACTGCGAGGCAATCTGACACACTTCCGTCCAGTTGCTGCAAAGCTGGTTAGTCTACAGGAGCTGTGCCTCTCGTGGACTAATCTTAGCGGAGCTGCAATCCAAACTGGTCTCAGTAATTTGAGATGCCAACTGAAATTTCTGAAGCTGGTTGAGAACAATCTTGTGGGGCTTGCCATACAAGACAAGGATGCATTCGTAAGCCTGGAACGGATATGTCTCGTGGGCATGCAAAGTCTTGAGGAAATAATTATTCAAGATCTGAGGAAGCTTGTTTCACTCCACTTGCTCTGTCCAACTCTAGGTGCTCTTCCCGGCGTCCAGATCCGAAAGCTCCAAAGTCTCAATGAAGTCGGACTCCATTCTCAAGTTGAGGGTGACATCAAACGTGGATGGGAAGATGCTGCGATAAGCCATAAGCGCAAGCTCAGTATTGTGTCCATTGGAATACAGTAA